One Dermacentor silvarum isolate Dsil-2018 chromosome 10, BIME_Dsil_1.4, whole genome shotgun sequence genomic window carries:
- the LOC119465807 gene encoding negative elongation factor E-like isoform X2, which translates to MFMQGHDQVSESKPDAKEVAKKLLKSGAISAIKIENKERHGFKRSKASERKRSLNDRPGGIGYQPYAANHPTEDESDITGTSSSPSSSRPAMKSLYESFVSGGNLDEDDPKHLETPRDSAPEKPRQKNTLYVHGVGVSEDLLRGSFAPYGSLLNITMELDKNCGFVTFEKIECAEKAVVEMNGATVSGIKLRVSFARRQPLIPQSADGSPATWTAMASNYSQKGGSADNRKAVLYNDLDLF; encoded by the exons ATGTTTATGCAAGGCCATGACCAAG TTTCAGAGTCTAAACCAGATGCAAAAGAAGTTGCCAAGAAGCTGCTGAAATCGGGG GCAATCAGTGCCATCAAGATTGAAAACAAGGAGCGGCATGGATTCAAGCGCTCTAAAGCATCAGAACGCAAGCGAAGCTTGAACGACCGCCCTGGAGGCATCGGCTATCAACCTTACGCTGCAAACCATCCCACAGAAGACGAATCAGACATCACT GGTAcgtcatcatcgccatcatcatcacgACCAGCCATGAAGTCTCTCTATGAAAGTTTTGTGAGCGGAGGCAATTTGGACGAGGATGATCCAAAGCACTTGGAGACACCACGGGATTCTGCACCCGAAAAACCACGGCAAAAGAACACACTTTATGTGCACGGTGTCGGCGTGAGTGAGGACCTCTTGCGGGGATCCTTTGCACCCTATGGTTCCCTCTTGAATATCACCATGGAGCTTGATAAAAA TTGTGGGTTCGTGACCTTTGAGAAAATTGAATGCGCAGAAAAGGCTGTTGTGGAG ATGAATGGCGCCACAGTGTCTGGAATCAAACTGAGGGTTTCCTTTGCCCGAAGGCAGCCTCTGATACCGCAATCGGCCGATGGTTCACCAGCAACTTGGACTGCTATGG CATCTAATTACAGCCAGAAAGGTGGAAGTGCTGACAACAGGAAAGCTGTCCTCTACAATGATCTCGATTTGTTCTGA
- the LOC119465807 gene encoding negative elongation factor E-like isoform X1, with amino-acid sequence MVYLHFPSQYTEEEDMLQKKYQKLKRKKKALQQTKTPKQDPPPVQTTLRKVSESKPDAKEVAKKLLKSGAISAIKIENKERHGFKRSKASERKRSLNDRPGGIGYQPYAANHPTEDESDITGTSSSPSSSRPAMKSLYESFVSGGNLDEDDPKHLETPRDSAPEKPRQKNTLYVHGVGVSEDLLRGSFAPYGSLLNITMELDKNCGFVTFEKIECAEKAVVEMNGATVSGIKLRVSFARRQPLIPQSADGSPATWTAMASNYSQKGGSADNRKAVLYNDLDLF; translated from the exons ATGGTTTACCTGCACTTCCCGTCGCAATACACTGAGGAAGAGGACATGCTGCAGAAGAAGTACCAAAAACTGAAGCGCAAG AAAAAGGCACTGCAACAGACTAAAACACCCAAACAGGATCCACCACCGGTTCAGACTACGCTGCGTAAAG TTTCAGAGTCTAAACCAGATGCAAAAGAAGTTGCCAAGAAGCTGCTGAAATCGGGG GCAATCAGTGCCATCAAGATTGAAAACAAGGAGCGGCATGGATTCAAGCGCTCTAAAGCATCAGAACGCAAGCGAAGCTTGAACGACCGCCCTGGAGGCATCGGCTATCAACCTTACGCTGCAAACCATCCCACAGAAGACGAATCAGACATCACT GGTAcgtcatcatcgccatcatcatcacgACCAGCCATGAAGTCTCTCTATGAAAGTTTTGTGAGCGGAGGCAATTTGGACGAGGATGATCCAAAGCACTTGGAGACACCACGGGATTCTGCACCCGAAAAACCACGGCAAAAGAACACACTTTATGTGCACGGTGTCGGCGTGAGTGAGGACCTCTTGCGGGGATCCTTTGCACCCTATGGTTCCCTCTTGAATATCACCATGGAGCTTGATAAAAA TTGTGGGTTCGTGACCTTTGAGAAAATTGAATGCGCAGAAAAGGCTGTTGTGGAG ATGAATGGCGCCACAGTGTCTGGAATCAAACTGAGGGTTTCCTTTGCCCGAAGGCAGCCTCTGATACCGCAATCGGCCGATGGTTCACCAGCAACTTGGACTGCTATGG CATCTAATTACAGCCAGAAAGGTGGAAGTGCTGACAACAGGAAAGCTGTCCTCTACAATGATCTCGATTTGTTCTGA